The Pseudomonas sp. SCA2728.1_7 DNA segment CCTTCAGCGCTTTCAGCGCCTTCGTGCTCAGGACGATCGCGACGCTCACGGCGCTCACTGCGGTTTTCTTCAGCCTTGAGCATCTCGGACTGGCCAGTAACGGCTTCGTCGCGACGGATGACCAGGTTACGGATCACTGCATCGTTGTAGCGGAAGTTGTCTTCCAGCTCGGCCAGGGCCTTGCCAGTGCACTCAACGTTCAGCATCACGTAGTGAGCCTTGTGAACATTGTTGATTGCGTAGGCCAGTTGACGACGGCCCCAATCTTCCAGACGGTGGATTTTGCCGCCGTCTTCTTCGATCAGCTTGGTGTAACGCTCAACCATGCCGCCGACTTGCTCGCTTTGATCCGGGTGGACCAAAAAGATGATTTCGTAATGACGCATGAATGCTCCTTACGGGTTGTAGCCTGCCGCTCAAAAACGGTCAGACAAGGAGTGAATGACACTTATGGACTTGCTGGCGCGGGGCACATGCGTGCCTGCCGTCACAGCAAGGGGCGCAATTGTAGAGAAGGGATAGAGGACGTGCAAGGCAATTGGTGATTATTTGAACAATCACCGATCTTCGCCTTCCCACAAAACAATGTAGGAGTGAGCCTGCTCGCGATGAGGGGGTAACATTCAACTTTGATGCTGAATGTTGCACCGCTATCGCGAGCAGGCTCACTCCTACAGGGGATTTGCAGCAGATCAGGATTTCTTCGCGGCAGCCTTGGCTTTGGCGCCGCGCTGACGCTGCGCTTCAAACAGGCACACGCCAGTGGCTACGGAAACGTTCAGACTGCTGACGCTACCGGCCATTGGCAGTTTCACCAGATAGTCGCAGTGTTCGCGAGTCAAGCGACGCATGCCTTTGCCTTCAGCGCCCATGATCAGAATGGTCGGCCCAGTCAGATCCTGGTCGTAAATGCTGACTTCAGCCTCACCTGCCGTGCCGACAATCCACAGACCGCGCTGCTGAAGCTTTTCCAGCGTACGCGCGAGGTTGGTTACCGCCACCAGCGGAATCACTTCCGCCGCGCCGCAAGCGACTTTACGCACGACCGGCGTCAAGGTTGCCGACTTGTCTTTCGGCACGATCACCGCCAGCGCACCGGCCGCATCGGCCGAACGCAGGCAGGCGCCGAGGTTGTGCGGATCGGTCACGCCGTCGAGCACCAGCAACAGCGGCGCACCTTCAGTGCGATCGAGCAGTTCGTCGAGCATGGCTTCGCCCCAGACCTGGCTCGGGCTGACTTCCGCGACCACGCCCTGATGCACGCCTTCAACCCAAGCGTCCATTTCGCGACGCTCGGCCTGACCGACCTGAACACGATTCTCGTTGGCCAATTCAACCAGGGTCTGCACACGCGGATCGTTGCGGCTTTCCGCCAGCCAGATCTGCTTGACGCGTTTCGGGTGGTGACGCAGCAACGCTTCTACCGCGTGAACGCCGTAGATTTTTTCCAACTGACTCATGACTTCGCCTTCGGTTTACGTGCCCCGCCACTTTTGGCTGGAGCAGAACCCGCTTTTGGCGGGCCTTTACGGTGTTTGCTCGGTTTGGCTGGCTTGCCGCCGGAGGCCTTTTCAGGCGCCGACCGTCCGGTCTTTCCCCCGGACGCCGCTTTACCACCGTTTTTCG contains these protein-coding regions:
- the rpsF gene encoding 30S ribosomal protein S6 — translated: MRHYEIIFLVHPDQSEQVGGMVERYTKLIEEDGGKIHRLEDWGRRQLAYAINNVHKAHYVMLNVECTGKALAELEDNFRYNDAVIRNLVIRRDEAVTGQSEMLKAEENRSERRERRDRPEHEGAESAEGEENDSDNADE
- the rlmB gene encoding 23S rRNA (guanosine(2251)-2'-O)-methyltransferase RlmB, with amino-acid sequence MSQLEKIYGVHAVEALLRHHPKRVKQIWLAESRNDPRVQTLVELANENRVQVGQAERREMDAWVEGVHQGVVAEVSPSQVWGEAMLDELLDRTEGAPLLLVLDGVTDPHNLGACLRSADAAGALAVIVPKDKSATLTPVVRKVACGAAEVIPLVAVTNLARTLEKLQQRGLWIVGTAGEAEVSIYDQDLTGPTILIMGAEGKGMRRLTREHCDYLVKLPMAGSVSSLNVSVATGVCLFEAQRQRGAKAKAAAKKS